One part of the Streptomyces sp. AM 2-1-1 genome encodes these proteins:
- a CDS encoding AAA family ATPase, translated as MRKYAHGLVLGKFYPPHAGHHHLVRTAQDRCERLTVLVCAAGVESVPLADRVAWMRETHPAATVVGAVDDIRMDVHDPAVWDAHMAVFTAAVPERVDAVFSSEAYGDELARRFGAEAVSVDPGRTVFPVSGTAVREDPVACWDFLEPPVRAALARRVVVLGAESTGTTTLTLALADHYRRRGGVWARTRSVPEYGREYSAQKLAALRADHPGAQWEDVIFTSDDFPLIAAVQNDREEAAARTGSPVLLCDTDSFATTVWHERYVGGRNPRVEATADLVDHHLWLLTDHEGVPFEDDGLRDGEELRPWMTSRFRAELTRTGRRFVEITGSREERLAAAVAAVDELLASGWNFNPPLPERR; from the coding sequence GTGAGGAAGTACGCCCACGGCCTGGTCCTCGGCAAGTTCTACCCGCCGCACGCCGGCCACCACCACCTCGTCCGTACCGCGCAGGACCGCTGCGAGCGGCTGACCGTCCTGGTCTGCGCCGCCGGGGTGGAGTCGGTGCCGCTCGCCGACCGGGTGGCCTGGATGCGTGAGACCCACCCCGCCGCCACGGTCGTGGGGGCCGTCGACGACATACGGATGGACGTCCACGACCCGGCGGTCTGGGACGCGCACATGGCCGTGTTCACCGCCGCCGTCCCCGAGCGGGTCGACGCCGTCTTCTCCTCGGAGGCGTACGGCGACGAACTCGCCCGGCGCTTCGGCGCCGAGGCCGTCTCCGTCGACCCCGGCCGCACCGTCTTCCCCGTCTCCGGCACGGCCGTCCGCGAGGACCCCGTCGCATGCTGGGACTTCCTGGAGCCGCCCGTGCGCGCCGCGCTCGCCCGCCGGGTCGTCGTCCTCGGCGCCGAGTCCACCGGCACCACCACCCTGACGCTCGCGCTGGCCGACCACTACCGGCGGCGCGGCGGGGTGTGGGCCCGCACGCGCAGCGTGCCGGAGTACGGACGGGAGTACAGCGCGCAGAAGCTCGCCGCGCTGCGCGCCGACCACCCCGGCGCCCAGTGGGAGGACGTGATCTTCACCTCCGACGACTTCCCGCTGATCGCCGCCGTCCAGAACGACCGGGAGGAGGCCGCCGCCCGGACCGGTTCGCCCGTCCTCCTCTGCGACACCGACTCCTTCGCCACCACCGTCTGGCACGAGCGGTACGTCGGGGGACGCAACCCGCGCGTCGAGGCGACCGCGGACCTCGTCGACCACCACCTGTGGCTGCTCACCGATCACGAGGGCGTCCCCTTCGAGGACGACGGGCTGCGCGACGGCGAGGAGCTGCGGCCCTGGATGACGAGCCGCTTCCGCGCCGAACTCACGCGCACCGGGCGCCGGTTCGTGGAGATCACCGGCTCCCGCGAAGAGCGGCTGGCCGCCGCCGTCGCCGCCGTCGACGAACTCCTCGCATCCGGCTGGAATTTCAACCCGCCCCTCCCGGAGCGGCGATGA
- the pnuC gene encoding nicotinamide riboside transporter PnuC yields MSLADVLDPLQEPLFTWLDTPVSWTEVLGFGSGALCVWLVVRQHLANWPVGIANNLFFVLLFTQSGLYADAGLQIVFIALAAYGWWTWTHGGGPGTPTLPVRSTPRAEGVRLLAAGVVGTLALTLLLSRATDSTVPFWDALTTSLSLTATYGQCRKRVESWWLWITADLVYIPLYAYKDLYLTSLLYVGFLALCVAGLRSWRRDMAAGADPADTTGRPAGRTGVTA; encoded by the coding sequence ATGAGTCTCGCGGATGTCCTCGATCCCCTGCAGGAGCCCTTGTTCACCTGGCTGGACACCCCGGTCAGCTGGACCGAGGTGCTCGGCTTCGGCAGCGGGGCCCTCTGCGTCTGGCTGGTGGTGCGCCAGCACCTGGCCAACTGGCCGGTCGGCATCGCCAACAACCTCTTCTTCGTCCTGCTGTTCACGCAGTCCGGCCTCTACGCCGACGCCGGACTCCAGATCGTCTTCATCGCCCTCGCCGCGTACGGCTGGTGGACCTGGACCCACGGGGGTGGACCAGGGACACCCACCCTGCCGGTGCGCTCCACTCCGCGCGCCGAAGGGGTCCGGCTGCTCGCGGCGGGGGTGGTGGGGACCCTCGCGCTGACCCTCCTGCTCTCCCGCGCCACCGACTCCACCGTGCCGTTCTGGGACGCGCTGACGACCTCGCTCTCCCTGACGGCGACATACGGGCAGTGCCGCAAGCGGGTCGAGTCCTGGTGGCTGTGGATCACCGCCGACCTCGTCTACATCCCGCTCTACGCCTACAAGGACCTCTACCTGACCTCACTGCTGTACGTCGGCTTCCTCGCGCTCTGCGTGGCCGGACTGCGCTCCTGGCGGCGCGACATGGCGGCGGGCGCGGATCCGGCGGACACCACCGGCCGCCCGGCCGGGCGCACGGGGGTGACGGCGTGA
- a CDS encoding NUDIX domain-containing protein: MNAGAGGAGKAPEGYDPYAFTPFAVTVDLAVFTVREGRLHVLLVERGEEPYRGRWALPGGFVAPRESAPQAARRELAEETGLDEDTVCEVHLEQLRTYTDPDRDPRMRVVSVAYTALLPDLPEPRGGGDAVSARWWAFGERATEVPGPLAFDHGTILADAHDRIGSKLEYTCLATAFCPSEFTLGELQQVYETVWGTPLDRPNFRRKVLATSGFVEAVEGPPRRTGGRGKPAALYRAGSATALHPPLLRPEGRTP, translated from the coding sequence ATGAACGCCGGGGCGGGCGGAGCGGGGAAGGCCCCCGAGGGGTACGACCCGTACGCCTTCACCCCGTTCGCCGTCACCGTCGATCTCGCCGTCTTCACCGTCCGCGAAGGACGGCTCCACGTGCTGCTCGTTGAACGCGGCGAGGAACCGTACCGGGGGCGCTGGGCGCTCCCCGGTGGGTTCGTCGCCCCCCGTGAATCGGCCCCGCAGGCCGCCCGCCGCGAACTGGCCGAGGAGACGGGTCTGGACGAGGACACCGTCTGCGAGGTCCACCTCGAACAACTGCGCACCTACACCGACCCGGACCGCGATCCGAGGATGCGGGTCGTCTCCGTCGCGTACACGGCGCTCCTGCCGGACCTGCCCGAACCCCGCGGCGGCGGCGACGCGGTCAGCGCCCGTTGGTGGGCGTTCGGCGAGAGGGCCACCGAGGTTCCCGGGCCCCTCGCCTTCGACCACGGCACCATCCTCGCCGACGCCCACGACCGCATCGGCTCCAAGCTCGAATACACCTGCCTGGCAACGGCGTTCTGCCCCTCCGAGTTCACCCTGGGCGAGCTGCAGCAGGTCTACGAGACCGTCTGGGGCACCCCGCTCGACCGCCCCAACTTCCGGCGCAAGGTCCTCGCCACCTCCGGCTTCGTCGAAGCCGTCGAAGGGCCGCCGCGCCGCACCGGAGGCCGGGGGAAACCCGCCGCCCTCTACCGGGCGGGCTCCGCCACCGCCCTGCACCCCCCGCTCCTGCGACCGGAAGGACGAACCCCATGA
- a CDS encoding ParA family protein: MPARGQGPNGLRAVGSVAVRTFATHQHMTTPPQMMDGLHVNAMAGNESGRDTAHLADFAEMPEGHFYDPDAEYEPDPEYAATLAPDAARQRRERIGPTGRPLPYFPIPGPLTEHGPAKIIAMCNQKGGVGKTTSTINLGAALAEYGRRVLLVDFDPQGALSVGLGVNPMELDLTVYNLLMERGMTADEVLLKTAVPNMDLLPSNIDLSAAEVQLVSEVARESTLQRALKPLMADYDYIVIDCQPSLGLLTVNALTAAHKVIVPLECEFFALRGVALLTETIEKVQERLNPELELDGILATMYDSRTVHSREVLARVVEAFDDHVYHTVIGRTVRFPETTVAGEPITTYASNSVGAAAYRQLAREVLARCHAE; the protein is encoded by the coding sequence ATGCCCGCACGGGGTCAGGGCCCGAACGGGCTCAGAGCTGTCGGCTCCGTCGCGGTCCGCACCTTCGCGACCCACCAGCACATGACGACGCCCCCCCAGATGATGGACGGCCTACACGTGAACGCCATGGCCGGCAACGAGAGTGGCCGCGACACCGCCCACCTCGCCGACTTCGCCGAGATGCCCGAGGGGCACTTCTACGACCCCGACGCCGAGTACGAACCCGATCCGGAGTACGCGGCCACACTCGCCCCCGACGCGGCGCGCCAGCGCCGTGAACGGATCGGCCCGACCGGGCGCCCGTTGCCCTACTTCCCGATCCCGGGACCCCTCACCGAGCACGGTCCCGCCAAGATCATCGCGATGTGCAACCAGAAGGGCGGGGTGGGCAAGACCACCTCGACCATCAACCTGGGCGCCGCGCTCGCCGAGTACGGACGACGCGTCCTGCTCGTCGACTTCGACCCGCAGGGCGCCCTCTCGGTCGGCCTGGGCGTCAACCCGATGGAGCTGGACCTCACCGTCTACAACCTGCTCATGGAGCGGGGCATGACGGCCGACGAGGTGCTGCTGAAGACGGCGGTCCCCAACATGGACCTGCTGCCCAGCAACATCGACCTCTCGGCCGCGGAGGTGCAGCTCGTCAGCGAGGTGGCCCGCGAGTCGACCCTCCAGCGTGCGCTCAAGCCGCTGATGGCCGACTACGACTACATCGTGATCGACTGTCAGCCCTCGCTCGGCCTGCTCACCGTGAACGCCCTGACGGCCGCTCACAAGGTGATCGTCCCGCTGGAGTGCGAGTTCTTCGCGCTGCGCGGAGTGGCCCTGCTCACGGAGACCATCGAGAAGGTCCAGGAGCGGCTCAACCCCGAGCTGGAGCTCGACGGCATCCTCGCCACGATGTACGACTCCCGCACGGTGCACAGCCGCGAGGTCCTCGCGCGTGTCGTGGAGGCCTTCGACGACCACGTCTACCACACGGTCATCGGGCGCACGGTGCGCTTCCCGGAGACCACGGTCGCCGGTGAGCCCATCACCACCTACGCCTCGAACTCGGTCGGCGCCGCAGCCTACCGACAGCTCGCCAGGGAGGTGCTCGCCCGGTGTCACGCCGAGTGA
- a CDS encoding ADP-ribosylglycohydrolase family protein codes for MTAATATRTKQAATGSLIGLALGDALGFPTEFDDVPSILATCGPWRAMELPRRALVSDDTQMTLALGRGIRTAMDRGPLTGPRLARPVRDEFVDWYHSPDNNRAPGRTCLIACELLDGDRPWQEASQTGSKGCGAPMRVAPVGLVPGLGDDQRAGAAQLQAALTHGHPTALAASDLMARAVFLLARGAEPLGLVGQLRSYAYENRSRYHERWLGDLWRHTHDASAQSYVQRGWDECLDALTRVQDALRHPSPETDPCERTGDGWIAEEALATALHCFLLFPEEPVTALRRAACTRGDSDSLACLTGALSGAHLGASAWPQEWAERIEYRSDLLSLGALWDS; via the coding sequence ATGACCGCCGCCACCGCAACCCGCACCAAACAGGCCGCCACCGGCTCGCTCATCGGGCTCGCCCTCGGCGACGCGCTGGGCTTCCCGACCGAGTTCGACGACGTGCCCTCCATCCTCGCCACGTGCGGTCCGTGGCGGGCGATGGAGCTGCCCCGGCGGGCCCTCGTCAGCGACGACACCCAGATGACGCTCGCCCTCGGACGGGGCATCCGCACCGCCATGGACCGGGGCCCGCTCACCGGGCCGCGGCTGGCCCGGCCGGTCCGGGACGAGTTCGTCGACTGGTACCACTCGCCGGACAACAACCGCGCCCCCGGCCGCACCTGCCTGATCGCCTGCGAGCTCCTCGACGGCGACCGCCCCTGGCAGGAAGCCAGCCAGACCGGTTCCAAGGGGTGCGGCGCCCCCATGCGGGTCGCCCCCGTCGGGCTGGTCCCCGGACTCGGCGACGACCAGCGCGCCGGGGCCGCCCAGCTCCAGGCAGCCCTCACCCACGGCCACCCCACCGCCCTCGCCGCCTCCGACCTGATGGCCCGCGCCGTCTTCCTGCTCGCCCGGGGCGCGGAACCCCTCGGCCTCGTCGGACAACTGCGCAGCTACGCGTACGAGAACCGGAGCCGCTACCACGAGCGCTGGCTCGGCGACCTCTGGCGCCACACCCACGACGCCTCCGCCCAGTCCTACGTCCAGCGCGGCTGGGACGAGTGCCTGGACGCGCTCACCCGCGTACAGGACGCACTGCGCCACCCGTCCCCGGAGACCGACCCCTGCGAGAGGACCGGTGACGGCTGGATCGCCGAGGAGGCGCTCGCGACGGCCCTCCACTGCTTCCTGCTCTTCCCCGAGGAGCCCGTCACCGCGCTGCGCCGCGCCGCCTGCACCCGGGGCGACTCCGACTCGCTCGCCTGCCTCACCGGGGCGCTCTCCGGGGCCCACCTGGGAGCGTCGGCGTGGCCCCAGGAGTGGGCCGAGCGGATCGAGTACCGGAGCGACCTGCTGTCGCTGGGAGCGCTCTGGGACTCCTGA
- a CDS encoding nucleotidyltransferase domain-containing protein gives MSSPDAAALVRDHTVYSCVTGSRAFGLATEDSDTDRRGVFLAPTASFWRFEKPPTYLDGPAPEQFSWELERFCELALRADPNVLECLHSPLVERIDDTGRELLALRGAFLSRRAHETFTRYAVGQRRKLEADARNRGAPRGKHAMHLLRLLISARDLLRTGVLTTDVGERREELLAVKRGAVEWSEVERRVERLTEECAAAVDRSPLPDRPDRARVEEFLVRTRRKSALSGG, from the coding sequence ATGAGCAGCCCTGACGCCGCAGCCCTCGTCCGCGACCACACGGTGTACTCCTGTGTGACGGGGTCACGGGCGTTCGGGCTGGCCACCGAGGACAGCGACACCGACCGGCGCGGGGTGTTCCTCGCTCCGACCGCCTCGTTCTGGCGGTTCGAGAAGCCTCCGACGTACCTGGACGGTCCGGCCCCTGAGCAGTTCTCGTGGGAGCTGGAGCGTTTCTGCGAGCTGGCGCTGCGTGCCGACCCGAACGTCCTCGAGTGTCTGCACTCCCCGCTGGTGGAACGGATCGACGACACCGGCCGCGAGCTCCTCGCGCTGCGGGGGGCCTTTCTCTCCCGGCGGGCGCACGAGACGTTCACCCGGTACGCGGTGGGCCAGCGCCGGAAGCTGGAGGCCGATGCGCGCAACCGCGGGGCGCCGCGCGGGAAGCACGCCATGCACCTGCTGCGGCTGCTGATCTCCGCCCGTGACCTGCTGCGCACCGGGGTGCTGACGACCGATGTCGGCGAGCGCCGGGAGGAGCTGCTCGCGGTGAAGCGGGGCGCGGTGGAGTGGTCCGAGGTGGAGCGCCGCGTGGAGCGGCTGACCGAGGAGTGCGCGGCGGCCGTGGACCGGTCGCCGCTGCCGGACCGCCCGGACCGGGCCCGGGTGGAGGAGTTCCTCGTACGGACCCGCCGGAAGTCGGCGCTGAGCGGCGGCTGA
- the cmk gene encoding (d)CMP kinase: MPTAVETASSAVIVAIDGPSGTGKSSTSKAVAATLGLSYLDTGAQYRAITWWMLTNDVDVDDPAAVATAAAKPVIVSGTDPTAPTITVDGEDASGPIRTQEVTSKVSAVSAVPEVRTLITELQRSIAADAGRGIVVEGRDIGTTVLPDADLKIFLTASPEARAARRSGELKGADVAATKEALIKRDAADSGRKTSPLAKADDAVEVDTTELTLEQVIECVVTLVEEKRAAK; the protein is encoded by the coding sequence GTGCCCACCGCCGTGGAAACCGCAAGCTCCGCAGTGATCGTCGCCATCGACGGCCCCTCCGGCACCGGCAAGTCGAGCACCTCCAAGGCCGTCGCGGCCACGCTCGGCCTGAGCTACCTGGACACCGGCGCGCAGTACCGGGCGATCACCTGGTGGATGCTGACCAACGACGTCGACGTGGACGACCCGGCCGCCGTCGCCACCGCCGCGGCCAAGCCCGTGATCGTCTCCGGCACCGACCCGACCGCCCCGACGATCACCGTCGACGGCGAGGACGCCTCCGGGCCGATCCGTACCCAGGAGGTCACCTCCAAGGTCAGCGCCGTCAGCGCGGTCCCCGAGGTGCGCACCCTGATCACGGAGCTCCAGCGCTCCATCGCCGCGGACGCCGGGCGGGGCATCGTCGTGGAGGGCCGGGACATCGGCACCACCGTGCTGCCCGACGCCGACCTCAAGATCTTCCTCACCGCATCGCCGGAGGCCCGCGCGGCCCGGCGCAGCGGCGAGCTGAAGGGCGCGGACGTCGCGGCCACCAAGGAAGCCCTGATCAAGCGGGACGCGGCCGACTCCGGCCGCAAGACCTCCCCGCTCGCCAAGGCCGACGACGCCGTCGAGGTGGACACCACCGAGCTGACCCTGGAGCAGGTCATCGAGTGCGTCGTCACCCTCGTCGAGGAGAAGCGGGCCGCGAAGTGA
- the scpB gene encoding SMC-Scp complex subunit ScpB — MSGFGAFDGTGTAVDGPTHGGAPGRGGARAREHAGESGGGAEPAGSGGVAELELKPALEAVLMVVDEPATEEHLAKVLQRPPRAVALALRELADEYTAQRRGFDLRLVAGGWRFYSRTAYAEAVEGFVLDGRQARLTQAALETLAVVAYRQPVSRSRVSAVRGVNCDGVMRTLLQRALVEEAGTEPETGAILYRTTNYFLERMGLRGLDELPELAPFLPEADAIEAETLEGVPSFDPDAPDTPDTHADDKTEF; from the coding sequence ATGAGCGGGTTCGGCGCATTCGACGGGACCGGCACGGCCGTGGACGGACCGACGCACGGGGGCGCACCGGGGCGCGGCGGAGCACGGGCCCGCGAGCACGCGGGGGAGAGCGGAGGCGGCGCGGAGCCCGCCGGGTCCGGGGGCGTCGCGGAACTCGAGCTGAAGCCCGCCCTGGAAGCGGTTCTGATGGTGGTGGACGAGCCGGCCACCGAGGAACACCTCGCCAAGGTCCTCCAGCGGCCTCCGAGAGCCGTGGCCCTCGCGCTGCGGGAACTGGCCGACGAGTACACCGCCCAGCGCCGCGGATTCGACCTGCGGCTCGTGGCGGGCGGCTGGCGGTTCTACAGCCGGACCGCGTACGCGGAGGCGGTCGAGGGCTTCGTCCTGGACGGCCGGCAGGCCCGTCTCACCCAGGCGGCACTGGAGACCCTGGCGGTGGTCGCGTACCGCCAGCCGGTCAGCCGTTCGAGGGTCTCGGCGGTGCGCGGAGTGAACTGCGACGGGGTCATGCGGACCCTCCTGCAGCGTGCTCTGGTGGAGGAGGCGGGGACGGAACCCGAAACAGGTGCGATCCTGTACAGGACGACGAACTACTTTCTGGAGCGTATGGGCCTGCGTGGTCTGGACGAGCTCCCGGAACTCGCTCCCTTCCTCCCGGAGGCGGACGCGATCGAGGCTGAGACGCTAGAGGGTGTGCCGTCGTTCGATCCGGACGCACCGGACACCCCGGATACTCACGCAGACGACAAGACGGAATTTTGA
- a CDS encoding pseudouridine synthase, whose protein sequence is MRSSGSNSGSGSSGGGNRNPRGGSGGSFRSNSQGGGQGGRGQGGGGQGGRGQSGGQGGRGPAQGGQGGRGQGGRGPAQGGRGQGGRGPAQGDQGRAGRDDQQEQRPRRPRPEERRYDVGPSTSSSGAGDSEARKGRGASARGGAKGGPKAPLPGNARGGFRRGPSGQARPRELDAKIEQRNRDRYADKPDFKVVRTHPGAEQEGERLQKILARAGMGSRRACEELIEQSRVEVNGEIVLEQGKRVDPQKDEIKVDGLTVATQSYLFFALNKPAGVVSSMEDPDGRQCLGDYVTNRETRLFHVGRLDTETEGIIMLTNHGELAHRLTHPKYGVKKTYLAAIQGPLPRDLGKRLKDGIQLEDGYARADHFRVVENTGKNYLVEVTLHEGRKHIVRRMLSEAGFPVDRLVRTSFGPIPLGDQKSGWLRRLTNTEVGMLMREVGL, encoded by the coding sequence ATGCGAAGCAGTGGCAGTAACAGCGGAAGCGGCAGCAGCGGCGGCGGCAACCGGAACCCCCGGGGCGGCAGCGGCGGCTCCTTCCGGTCCAACTCCCAGGGCGGTGGCCAGGGCGGCCGCGGCCAGGGCGGTGGCGGCCAGGGCGGCCGCGGCCAGAGCGGTGGACAGGGTGGTCGCGGCCCGGCCCAGGGCGGCCAGGGTGGTCGCGGCCAGGGCGGTCGCGGGCCGGCCCAGGGCGGTCGCGGCCAGGGCGGTCGGGGGCCCGCGCAGGGCGACCAGGGCCGCGCGGGGCGCGACGACCAGCAGGAGCAGCGTCCGCGCCGCCCCCGCCCGGAGGAGCGCCGTTACGACGTGGGCCCCTCGACCAGTTCGTCGGGCGCGGGTGACAGCGAAGCCCGCAAGGGCCGCGGCGCCTCGGCGCGCGGCGGCGCCAAGGGTGGCCCGAAGGCCCCTCTGCCGGGCAACGCCCGCGGCGGGTTCCGGCGCGGCCCCTCGGGCCAGGCCAGGCCGCGCGAGCTGGACGCGAAGATCGAGCAGCGCAACCGCGACCGGTACGCGGACAAGCCGGACTTCAAGGTCGTCAGGACCCACCCGGGCGCCGAGCAGGAGGGCGAGCGGCTGCAGAAGATCCTCGCCCGTGCCGGCATGGGCTCGCGGCGGGCGTGCGAGGAGCTGATCGAGCAGTCGCGCGTCGAGGTCAACGGCGAGATCGTGCTGGAGCAGGGCAAGCGCGTCGACCCGCAGAAGGACGAGATCAAGGTCGACGGCCTGACCGTCGCGACCCAGTCGTACCTCTTCTTCGCGCTGAACAAGCCGGCCGGTGTCGTCTCCTCGATGGAGGACCCGGACGGCCGCCAGTGCCTCGGCGACTACGTCACCAACCGTGAGACGCGGCTCTTCCACGTCGGCCGGCTGGACACCGAGACCGAGGGCATCATCATGCTCACCAACCACGGTGAGCTCGCCCACCGCCTCACCCACCCGAAGTACGGCGTCAAGAAGACGTACCTCGCAGCCATCCAGGGACCGCTCCCGCGCGACCTGGGCAAGCGGCTCAAGGACGGCATCCAGCTGGAGGACGGGTACGCCCGCGCCGACCACTTCCGGGTCGTCGAGAACACCGGCAAGAACTACCTGGTCGAGGTGACCCTCCACGAGGGCCGTAAGCACATCGTCCGCCGGATGCTCTCCGAGGCCGGGTTCCCGGTCGACCGGCTGGTGCGGACGTCCTTCGGGCCGATCCCGCTGGGCGACCAGAAGTCCGGCTGGCTGCGCCGCCTGACCAACACCGAGGTCGGCATGCTGATGCGCGAGGTCGGCCTGTAG
- a CDS encoding ScpA family protein → MPTTDDPAAPRRRALGRGPREVPAADADAAPPPDPAEPSRAPGTPSWAAQDGAGAPRSPRSPAAPPEGPAATPEDGRRFTVRLANFEGPFDLLLQLITRHRLDVTEVALSRVTDEFMAHIRAMGAEWDLDQTTEFLVVAATLLDLKAARLLPTAEVEDEADLALLEARDLLFARLLQYRAYKRVADIFSERLDAESRRFPRTVGLEPHHAALLPEVVLSIGPEGFARLAAKAMQPRPEPQVYVDHIHAPLVSVREQAGIVVALLRKSGGASFRELTEDAADTLTVVARFLALLELYREKAVALDQEEALGELLVRWCGEEGAQPVVTDEFDRETRPDAEEDEEP, encoded by the coding sequence TTGCCCACGACCGACGACCCCGCCGCCCCGCGCCGCCGTGCCCTGGGGCGCGGCCCCCGGGAGGTTCCGGCGGCGGACGCCGACGCGGCCCCGCCCCCCGATCCCGCCGAGCCCTCCAGGGCGCCCGGGACGCCGTCCTGGGCGGCCCAGGACGGCGCCGGGGCTCCCCGGTCGCCCCGGTCGCCCGCCGCGCCTCCTGAGGGCCCTGCGGCGACGCCGGAGGACGGCAGGCGGTTCACCGTACGGCTGGCGAACTTCGAAGGCCCCTTCGACCTGCTGCTCCAGCTGATCACCCGGCACCGGCTGGACGTGACGGAGGTGGCGCTCTCCCGGGTCACCGACGAGTTCATGGCCCACATCCGCGCGATGGGGGCGGAGTGGGACCTCGACCAGACCACCGAGTTCCTGGTGGTCGCCGCGACCCTGCTCGACCTCAAGGCCGCCCGGCTGCTGCCCACCGCCGAGGTGGAGGACGAGGCCGACCTCGCTCTCCTGGAGGCGCGCGACCTGCTCTTCGCCCGGCTGCTCCAGTACCGGGCGTACAAGCGCGTCGCGGACATCTTCAGCGAGCGGCTCGACGCGGAATCGCGCCGCTTCCCCCGTACGGTCGGGCTGGAGCCGCACCACGCGGCCCTGCTGCCGGAGGTGGTCCTCAGCATCGGCCCGGAGGGGTTCGCACGGCTCGCCGCCAAGGCCATGCAGCCCCGGCCCGAGCCGCAGGTGTACGTGGACCACATCCACGCCCCCCTGGTCAGCGTGCGCGAGCAGGCGGGGATCGTGGTCGCGCTGCTGCGGAAGTCGGGCGGGGCGAGCTTCCGGGAACTCACCGAGGACGCGGCGGACACCCTCACGGTGGTGGCCCGCTTCCTCGCGCTCCTGGAGCTGTACCGGGAGAAGGCGGTCGCGCTGGACCAGGAGGAGGCGCTCGGCGAACTCCTCGTGCGGTGGTGCGGCGAAGAGGGTGCGCAGCCGGTGGTGACGGACGAGTTCGACCGGGAAACGCGGCCGGACGCGGAGGAGGACGAGGAGCCATGA
- a CDS encoding chorismate mutase: MAVRAVGGAVQPARDGTAETDGGVGALPVAGERDDPGHEDPGGVRFATAPDLRDGFPVTAAPRRLGIVDVPLIRAREPDGGRTPSRVVRNLAPVETGLPPARIQHVRPDSIAALRKDIAQ, translated from the coding sequence GTGGCGGTACGAGCGGTCGGGGGAGCGGTCCAGCCGGCCCGGGACGGGACGGCGGAGACGGACGGGGGGGTGGGCGCCCTGCCCGTCGCCGGGGAACGCGACGACCCGGGCCACGAGGACCCCGGCGGCGTCCGGTTCGCCACCGCCCCCGACCTCCGCGACGGCTTCCCGGTCACCGCGGCGCCCCGCCGGCTCGGTATCGTCGACGTCCCGCTGATCCGCGCCCGGGAACCCGACGGCGGGAGGACCCCGTCCCGGGTGGTCCGGAACCTCGCGCCCGTCGAGACCGGCCTTCCCCCGGCACGGATCCAGCACGTCCGCCCCGACTCCATCGCCGCCCTCCGCAAGGACATCGCCCAGTGA
- a CDS encoding prephenate dehydrogenase, with protein MRTALVIGTGLVGTSAALALAGRGIHVHLADHDPASARTAAALGAGTEEPPKAPVDLAVIAVPPAHTASVVAGAMRGGLARGYLDVASVKGGPRRELEALGLDLTPYIGTHPMAGKERSGPLAATGDLFEGRPWVLTPTRDTDTEVLNLALELVALCRAVPVVMDADAHDRAVALVSHTPQLVSSMVAARLEEADETAVRLCGQGIRDVTRIAASDPRMWVEILSANPGPVADVLAGIAADLDETVRALRGLQSDDEDARRAGTDGIEDVLRRGNAGRVRVPGKHGAAPATYEVVAVLISDSPGELARIFADAGRAGVNIEDVRIEHATGQQAGLVQLMVEPSAAAVLGAALTERGWSLRP; from the coding sequence GTGAGAACCGCCCTCGTCATCGGTACCGGACTGGTCGGCACCTCCGCCGCCCTCGCTCTGGCCGGCCGCGGCATCCACGTCCACCTCGCCGACCACGACCCCGCATCGGCCCGCACCGCCGCCGCACTCGGAGCCGGTACCGAAGAGCCGCCGAAGGCGCCGGTGGACCTCGCGGTCATCGCCGTACCGCCCGCGCACACCGCGTCCGTGGTGGCCGGAGCCATGCGCGGCGGCCTCGCCCGGGGGTACCTCGACGTGGCGAGCGTCAAGGGCGGACCACGCCGCGAGCTTGAGGCGCTGGGCCTCGACCTGACCCCGTACATCGGTACGCATCCGATGGCCGGCAAGGAGCGCTCGGGCCCCCTCGCCGCCACCGGCGACCTCTTCGAGGGCCGCCCCTGGGTCCTCACCCCGACCCGCGACACCGACACCGAGGTGCTCAACCTCGCCCTGGAACTGGTCGCGCTCTGCCGCGCCGTCCCCGTGGTCATGGACGCCGACGCGCACGACCGGGCCGTCGCCCTCGTCTCGCACACCCCGCAGCTCGTCTCCTCGATGGTCGCCGCCCGCCTGGAAGAGGCCGACGAGACCGCCGTACGCCTGTGCGGGCAGGGCATCCGCGACGTCACCCGGATCGCCGCCTCCGACCCCCGGATGTGGGTGGAGATCCTCTCCGCCAACCCCGGGCCCGTCGCCGACGTGCTCGCCGGCATCGCCGCCGACCTCGACGAGACGGTACGGGCCCTGCGCGGCCTCCAGTCCGACGACGAGGACGCGCGCCGCGCGGGTACGGACGGCATCGAGGACGTCCTGCGCCGCGGCAACGCCGGCCGCGTCCGGGTCCCCGGCAAGCACGGCGCGGCCCCCGCCACCTACGAGGTCGTCGCCGTCCTCATCAGCGACAGTCCCGGCGAACTCGCCCGGATCTTCGCGGACGCCGGACGGGCCGGGGTGAACATCGAGGACGTCCGGATCGAACACGCCACCGGCCAGCAGGCGGGCCTGGTCCAGCTCATGGTCGAGCCCAGCGCCGCCGCCGTCCTCGGCGCGGCCCTCACCGAGCGAGGCTGGTCGCTCCGTCCCTGA